From one Rosa rugosa chromosome 4, drRosRugo1.1, whole genome shotgun sequence genomic stretch:
- the LOC133743568 gene encoding serine/threonine-protein kinase STY13-like, producing the protein MESGSRFYSGDEFRLDSKWLIDPKHLFVGPRIGEGAHAKVYEGKYKNQTVAIKVLHKGETPEEITKRQGRFAREVEMLSRVQHKNLVKFIGACMEPVMVIVTELLLGGTLRKYCLNMRPRCLDTRVAVGFALDIARAMECLHSHGIIHRDLKPENLLLTADHKTVKLADFGLAREESLTEMMTAETGTYRWMAPELYSTVTLRQGEKKHYNHKVDAYSFAIVLWELLNNKLPFEGMSNLQAAYAAAFKNVRPSADNLPEELNLILTSCWQEDANARPNFSQIIQMLLDYLYTIAPPEPAIPPRIFTENTVLPPESPGTSSLMAVRDDGETPKAQTEDEPKGFFFCFRQCY; encoded by the exons ATGGAATCTGGGAGTAGGTTTTACTCTGGTGATGAGTTCAGATTGGATTCCAAATGGCTGATTGATCCTAAGCATCTGTTTGTTGGGCCAAGAATTGGAGAGGGAGCTCATGCCAAAGTGTATGAGGGCAA ATACAAAAACCAGACTGTTGCAATTAAAGTTCTACATAAAGGAGaaactcctgaagagatcaccAAGAGACAAGGGCGGTTTGCCAGAGAGGTTGAAATGTTGTCTAGAGTTCAGCATAAGAATTTAGTGAAG TTTATTGGTGCCTGCATGGAGCCAGTAATGGTAATAGTTACTGAGCTTTTATTGGGTGGGACATTGCGCAAGTATTGTCTTAACATGCGGCCAAGGTGCTTGGACACACGAGTTGCTGTTGGTTTTGCCCTAGATATTGCTCGTGCAATGGAATGCTTACACTCTCATGGGATCATACACCGTGACTTGAAGCCTG AGAACTTGCTCTTGACTGCAGACCACAAAACTGTTAAACTAGCAGATTTTGGGTTAGCAAGAGAAGAGTCATTAACAGAGATGATGACTGCCGAAACTGGAACATACCGTTGGATGGCTCCAGAG TTGTACAGTACTGTTACTTTAAGGCAGGGAGAGAAGAAGCATTACAACCATAAAGTGGATGCCTATAGCTTTGCAATTGTTTTGTGGGAACTCTTAAACAATAAATTGCCTTTTGAAGGCATGTCAAATCTCCAGGCAGCATATGCTGCAGCTTTTAAA AATGTGAGGCCCAGTGCTGACAACCTCCCAGAGGAGTTGAATCTCATCCTAACCTCGTGCTGGCAGGAGGACGCAAATGCTCGACCTAATTTCAGTCAGATAATTCAAATGCTACTAGATTATCTTTACACCATAGCTCCTCCTGAACCTGCGATTCCTCCTCGGATTTTCACCGAGAACACTGTCTTGCCTCCAGAGTCCCCTGGTACAAGCTCTTTGATGGCAGTACGTGATGATGGGGAGACACCCAAAGCACAAACGGAAGATGAGCCAAAAGGATTTTTCTTCTGCTTTAGACAGTGCTATTGA